The following are encoded together in the Juglans microcarpa x Juglans regia isolate MS1-56 chromosome 2D, Jm3101_v1.0, whole genome shotgun sequence genome:
- the LOC121249632 gene encoding putative clathrin assembly protein At1g33340, whose translation MRVDIQGKLRLALGLVKDHASIGKAMIHNPYDGFSNIDIAVLRATGHDNGPIDDKHMHEILFLVSNSPGSIPFLAERISRRLCKTRDRLVALKTLVLIHRLLRGGNRCFEQQLRDAHISGHLQMSTRWFSKNSDPSVCFLHNYAAYLEERMGWLINQAGKLEPVMSKGSFEFRCYEEKSIDVVFRKLPKCQLLLDRVLSCSPLDILPSDNLAQAAMSNTLKESFQLYLTFCEGIAALVNMFFDLTKPARALACEILKRASQQSQELHDLYENCKWIIENKSLEYPYVQIITMEHVMALEQCLGCPQIDQTANSYSFHVLSKTTASSALPPILGLSKSTKPQGATAAKEGKKGDISLSSTLFSCSLETKISKVWVVFDEDDHPN comes from the coding sequence ATGAGGGTAGACATACAGGGAAAGCTCCGGCTAGCTCTTGGCTTAGTAAAGGATCATGCATCGATCGGCAAGGCTATGATACACAACCCTTATGATGGCTTTTCCAACATAGATATTGCAGTCCTGCGCGCTACTGGCCATGATAATGGCCCCATCGACGACAAACACATGCATGAGATTCTCTTCCTTGTCTCTAACTCCCCTGGATCCATTCCTTTTCTGGCTGAACGAATTTCTCGTCGTCTTTGCAAAACCAGAGACCGCCTTGTCGCCCTCAAGACCCTTGTCCTCATCCATCGCCTCCTACGAGGAGGCAACCGTTGCTTTGAGCAACAGCTACGAGATGCACACATATCTGGTCATCTCCAAATGAGTACCCGCTGGTTTTCTAAGAATTCTGACCCTTCAGTTTGTTTTCTGCACAATTATGCAGCATATCTGGAAGAAAGGATGGGTTGGCTCATCAACCAAGCAGGAAAACTCGAACCTGTTATGTCTAAAGGCAGCTTCGAGTTTCGATGCTACGAAGAGAAGTCAATCGACGTGGTATTCCGAAAATTGCCAAAATGTCAACTACTTCTAGATAGGGTCTTGAGTTGCTCACCGTTGGATATATTGCCTTCAGATAACCTGGCTCAAGCAGCCATGAGCAACACCTTGAAAGAGAGCTTTCAGCTATACTTGACTTTTTGTGAAGGCATCGCTGCTCTTGTTAACATGTTCTTTGATTTAACAAAGCCGGCGAGGGCTTTAGCCTGTGAAATACTTAAGAGGGCTTCCCAGCAAAGTCAGGAGCTTCACGATCTGTATGAGAACTGCAAATGGATTATTGAGAACAAGAGTTTGGAGTACCCATATGTTCAAATCATCACTATGGAGCATGTTATGGCATTGGAACAATGCCTGGGCTGTCCACAAATTGATCAAACGGCCAATTCCTATAGTTTTCATGTGTTGAGCAAGACTACTGCTTCATCGGCACTACCTCCCATCTTGGGGCTTTCAAAATCAACGAAGCCACAAGGGGCAACGGCAGCAAAAGAAGGCAAAAAGGGCGATATCAGTTTGTCATCAACTCTCTTCTCATGTTCACTGGAGACCAAAATTAGCAAAGTATGGGTTGTGTTTGATGAAGATGATCATCCCAATTAA